One Pyrus communis chromosome 4, drPyrComm1.1, whole genome shotgun sequence genomic region harbors:
- the LOC137732299 gene encoding protein NRT1/ PTR FAMILY 7.3-like gives MDCLEVCKEGKFEEDQDECTLDGTVDMHGRPAVRSKSGRWVAGIIILLNQGLATLAFFGVGVNLVLYLTRVLQQDNATAANNVSKWTGTVYIFSLVGAFLSDSYWGRYKTCSIFQLIFVIGLVSLSLSSQLFLLNPKGCGSKENPCGSHSSWKIWLFYLSTYLIALGYGGYQPNIATFGADQYDEEDSKEGLSKVAFFSYFYLAMNLGSLFSNTILGFFEDEGIWAIGFWASAASAFAGLVLFLGGTARYRHFKPNGNPLSRFCQVLVAAMKKCRVHMPQGGEDLYDESNKESSNSNRKILYTHGFKFLDRAAYISSRDLDYKKQGIRSPWHLCPISQVEEVKCILRLLPIWLCTIIYSVVFTQMASLFVEQGAAMKTTIPNFSIPPASMSSFDIISVAVFIFIYRRIIDPFVGRIKKSDAKGLTELQRMGIGLVIAVMAMLSAGFVECYRLKYADKECPHCDGSSSLSILWQIPQYACIGASEVFMYVGQLEFFNAQTPDGLKSFGSALCMTSISLGNYFSTFLVSVVMKFSTVDHMPGWIPGNLNRGHLDRFYFLLAVLTSIDLIVYITCAKWYKNIKLEGRFEVDDEENCEV, from the exons ATGGATTGCTTAGAGGTCTGCAAGGAG GGCAAGTTCGAAGAAGATCAAGATGAATGTACTCTGGATGGTACAGTTGATATGCATGGCCGCCCTGCAGTCAGATCAAAATCTGGAAGATGGGTTGCTGGAATCATCATACTTT TGAATCAAGGTCTGGCTACCCTAGCATTCTTCGGAGTCGGGGTGAACTTGGTCTTATACTTAACAAGGGTGTTGCAACAAGACAATGCGACAGCTGCTAACAACGTGAGCAAATGGACTGGAACAGTTTACATCTTCTCTCTTGTTGGTGCTTTCCTTAGTGATTCATATTGGGGAAGATACAAAACTTGTTCTATCTTTCAACTCATCTTTGTCATC GGTCTGGTATCGTTGTCACTGTCATCGCAGCTCTTCTTGCTCAACCCTAAAGGTTGTGGGAGCAAAGAAAATCCATGTGGATCTCATTCAAGCTGGAAAATTTGGCTATTCTACCTCTCCACCTACCTAATTGCCCTAGGATACGGTGGATACCAACCAAACATTGCAACTTTTGGAGCCGATCAGTACGATGAAGAGGACAGCAAGGAAGGGCTCTCAAAGGTGGCGTTTTTCAGCTACTTCTACCTGGCTATGAACCTTGGTTCCCTTTTCTCCAACACCATATTAGGTTTCTTTGAGGATGAAGGAATTTGGGCTATTGGGTTCTGGGCATCTGCAGCATCAGCATTTGCAGGATTGGTCTTGTTCCTTGGTGGGACTGCTAGGTACAGGCACTTCAAACCAAATGGCAACCCACTCTCGAGGTTTTGCCAAGTCTTAGTTGCTGCCATGAAGAAATGCAGGGTGCATATGCCACAAGGTGGAGAGGACTTGTACGACGAGAGTAACAAGGAGTCTTCAAATAGCAACCGAAAGATCCTTTACACCCATGGATTCAA GTTCTTGGACAGGGCTGCATATATCTCATCAAGAGATTTAGATTACAAGAAGCAGGGCATCCGCAGCCCATGGCATCTCTGCCCGATCTCACAAGTGGAAGAAGTGAAATGCATTTTAAGATTACTCCCAATTTGGCTGTGCACCATTATCTACTCTGTGGTTTTTACACAAATGGCTTCCCTCTTTGTAGAGCAGGGAGCTGCCATGAAAACTACTATTCCAAACTTCAGCATCCCACCAGCAAGCATGTCTAGCTTCGACATCATCAGCGTGGccgttttcattttcatttatcGACGGATTATAGACCCATTTGTAGGCAGAATAAAGAAATCAGATGCTAAAGGGCTTACTGAGCTTCAACGAATGGGCATTGGCCTTGTTATAGCAGTCATGGCAATGCTTTCAGCAGGATTTGTTGAGTGCTATAGACTCAAGTATGCCGATAAAGAATGCCCGCATTGTGACGGCTCAAGCTCCTTAAGCATCCTCTGGCAAATTCCTCAGTAtgcatgtataggagcttcagAAGTTTTCATGTATGTAGGTCAACTGGAGTTCTTCAATGCACAAACACCAGATGGACTAAAGAGCTTTGGAAGCGCCCTATGTATGACATCCATCTCGCTTGGTAACTACTTTAGCACCTTTCTCGTGAGCGTGGTCATGAAGTTCTCAACTGTGGATCACATGCCCGGATGGATCCCCGGAAACCTCAACAGGGGTCACCTAGATAGGTTTTACTTCCTCTTAGCTGTCTTGACGTCAATAGATTTGATTGTCTACATTACATGCGCCAAGTGGTACAAGAACATCAAGTTGGAGGGAAGATTTGAAGTAGATGATGAAGAAAACTGTGAAGTTTGA